TCAAGGCCGCCGACGGGTCCGCGAAGCTCGAGAAGGGCGCGGGCACCCTCCGGGACGGTTCCGGCGAGCTGGCGACCGGAGCCGGAGAGCTCGGCGACGGCCTGAGCACGATCGAGGGCAAGGTCACCGACCTGCCCGACAAGACCCGTCAGCTGGCCGACGGCGCGCGCCAGGTCTCCGACGGCAACGACCAGATCGCGGCGACCGGGCAACGGGCGAGGTCGGCCGTCGACGAGGCGGTCGCCTCCTACGACGCCACCCGCAAGGACCTCGACGCCCGGATGAAGGCCCAAGGTCTCGATGACCAGGAGCGGGCCGATGTGCTCGCCGTCTACGACCGCGGCGGTGCTCCGCTGGACCGCGTCGACCAGCGCGTCGGTGACGTCTCCGACCGTCTCGACGAGCTCGCCTCCGGCGCCGACCAGGTGGCCGACGGCAACGAGCAGCTGGCCGACGCGATGCCCGACCTGGTCGCCGGGATCTCGAAGGCGGCCGACGGCGCCGGCGAGCTCAGCGCCGGCGCGACCAAGCTGCGTGCCGGCGCCGGCAGGCTGACCGACGGCGCCGGCGACCTGACGAAGGGCCTGCGTGACGGCGTCGCGCAGGCGCCGGCTACCAACGAGGAGCTGCGCAAGCAGATCGCCTCGACGATCTCCGACCCGGTCGCCATCGACTCGGTCTCCGAGGCCAAGGCGTCCTCCTACGGCGCCGGGCTGGCGCCGTTCTTCCTCGCCCTGGGGGCGTGGATCGGCGGCTACGTGCTGTTCCTGCTCGTGCGGCCGATCTCCTCCCGTGCGCTCGCCGCCAACCAGACGCCGCTGCGAGTGGCGCTGGGCGGGTGGATCACGCCGGCGCTGATCGGTGTCGCGCAGATGCTCGTCGTGCTCGTGGTCGTCGGCCTCGCCGTCGACATCACCCCGGCCAACTGGTTGGGCACGCTGGGGTTCCTGCTGCTCATCTCCGCGACGTTCATCGCGATCGTGCACATGCTCAACGCGCTGCTGGGCGCGCCCGGTCAGTTCCTCGGCCTGGTGCTGATGGTGATCCAGCTCGTCACCGCCGGCGGCACCTTCCCGTGGCAGACCATCCCCGAGCCGTTGCACTGGCTGCACCATGTGCTGCCGATGAGCTATGCCGTCGACGGCCTGAGACAGCTGATGTACGGCGGACTCTCCGGACGGGTCGTCACCGACGTGCTCGTCCTGCTGGCCTTCCTGGTCGGTGCGCTGCTGGTGACCGGCCACGGCGCACGCCGACAGCGCGTCTGGACGCCCAAGCGGGTGCGTCCGGAGATCGTGCTGTGACCAGGCCCGGGATCTGCCCCCTCTGGATCAGATCCCGGGCATGGAATCATGACCTGGCGTGCGCCAGGGAGAGGGCGCGCTCCGCGAGCGGGACCGCGGCCTCGCGGTCGGCGGGCACGAGCCCCACCCGCGTACGCCGGTCGAGCAGGTCGTCGACGTCGGCTGCGCCCTCGTGGGTGACGCCGAAGAC
The sequence above is drawn from the Nocardioides albertanoniae genome and encodes:
- a CDS encoding YhgE/Pip domain-containing protein — protein: MNSLRIALTELRRITAGRLAKLVIVALVLVPTLYAGLYLYANHDPYAHFDELPAALVVEDTAATTTDGTKIDAGRQVADKLLKSGDFDWSETSTAEAQRDIREGDYYFALRIPEGFSRSLSGAERLDPERAQIQVITNDANSYLSTTIATNVTDKVRDAIASEVSEQAAANFLLGISDLRSGLVKAADGSAKLEKGAGTLRDGSGELATGAGELGDGLSTIEGKVTDLPDKTRQLADGARQVSDGNDQIAATGQRARSAVDEAVASYDATRKDLDARMKAQGLDDQERADVLAVYDRGGAPLDRVDQRVGDVSDRLDELASGADQVADGNEQLADAMPDLVAGISKAADGAGELSAGATKLRAGAGRLTDGAGDLTKGLRDGVAQAPATNEELRKQIASTISDPVAIDSVSEAKASSYGAGLAPFFLALGAWIGGYVLFLLVRPISSRALAANQTPLRVALGGWITPALIGVAQMLVVLVVVGLAVDITPANWLGTLGFLLLISATFIAIVHMLNALLGAPGQFLGLVLMVIQLVTAGGTFPWQTIPEPLHWLHHVLPMSYAVDGLRQLMYGGLSGRVVTDVLVLLAFLVGALLVTGHGARRQRVWTPKRVRPEIVL